Proteins co-encoded in one Bradyrhizobium sp. 170 genomic window:
- a CDS encoding TonB-dependent receptor, whose amino-acid sequence MTFKKKRAFHFGGASWLLLCAMADGALAQDAAPSSSTQLPEITVTAPSPIVRRRAVVPSRTPVRVARTAPGQNRQRAAEPQAAPVAAAPQQGVLPIVTDQFATVTVVPNEEIRRQGTAQLGDLLFSKPGITGSTFAPGAASRPIIRGLDVNRVGILENGTNAGGASDLGEDHFVPVDPLATNQVEVIRGPAAMRYGSTSIGGVVSATNNRIPDALPSCAATPFQTYGLPAKAPLANVGSPSCVTVETRTAVNSVDRGVDGGILIDAGGGNFAVHADAYGRKASDYSIPGYPYLFDQTRPVNGRQPNSAMQAAGASIGGSYIFHGGFIGAAITQNETLYRIPGIEPSDHQSRIDARQTKFTAKGEYRPDAAAIDAIRFWAGATDYKHNEIALADPADFSSLGVRQTFTNKEQEGRVEVQMAPFNARFAAVTTAFGLQAGHQELTAPSPDDPTSPLNGLFDPNKNNRVAGYVFNELKFTDSTKAQIAGRIEHVSLSGTTPAFIPELFDLNANPGDIGPPTARNLSFTPKSASIGLIQNLPGELVASITAQYVERAPKPAELFSRGVHEATVTFDIGNPNLGMETAKSVEIGLRRATGPFRFEATAYYTKFNGFIYRRLTGNTCEDVACVGPADPAYPLELNQAVYSQRDATFRGGEFQSQLDVGPLYGGIWGVENQFDVVRATFNDGTNVPRIPPVRVGGGLFWRDANWLTRINLLHAFAQNDIAPIGETPTAGYNLLKAEVSYKTKLDPSWFGAREMMVGLVGNNLLNENIRNSASFNKDQVLLPGIGVRAFANLKF is encoded by the coding sequence CGATTGTGCGGCGGCGAGCCGTTGTGCCTTCGCGCACGCCGGTGCGCGTCGCCCGCACCGCGCCCGGCCAAAACCGGCAACGCGCGGCAGAACCGCAAGCCGCACCTGTCGCGGCCGCACCCCAGCAGGGCGTGCTCCCCATCGTCACGGATCAATTTGCGACCGTCACTGTGGTGCCCAACGAGGAGATCCGCCGCCAAGGCACCGCCCAGCTTGGCGATCTCCTCTTTTCCAAGCCCGGCATTACCGGCTCAACCTTCGCGCCCGGTGCCGCGAGCCGGCCGATCATCCGGGGCCTCGACGTCAATCGCGTCGGCATCCTCGAGAACGGCACCAACGCTGGCGGTGCGTCCGATCTCGGCGAAGACCATTTCGTGCCAGTCGATCCACTGGCGACAAACCAGGTGGAAGTTATCCGCGGTCCGGCGGCGATGCGCTACGGATCGACATCGATCGGCGGCGTCGTCAGCGCAACCAACAATCGCATCCCGGACGCCCTGCCTTCATGTGCGGCCACACCGTTTCAGACCTACGGACTGCCGGCGAAAGCGCCGCTCGCAAACGTAGGATCACCTTCCTGCGTCACGGTCGAAACCCGAACGGCCGTCAATTCCGTCGACCGCGGTGTCGATGGCGGCATCCTGATCGATGCCGGCGGTGGCAATTTCGCTGTTCATGCCGACGCCTATGGCCGCAAGGCCAGCGATTACAGCATTCCGGGCTATCCGTATTTGTTCGACCAGACCCGCCCGGTCAACGGCCGGCAGCCGAATTCGGCGATGCAGGCGGCTGGTGCATCGATTGGCGGCTCCTACATCTTCCATGGCGGATTTATCGGCGCGGCGATCACGCAGAACGAGACGCTCTACCGCATTCCCGGAATTGAGCCCTCCGATCACCAGTCCCGGATCGACGCGCGCCAAACCAAATTCACGGCCAAGGGCGAATACCGGCCGGATGCGGCGGCGATCGACGCCATCAGGTTCTGGGCGGGCGCCACCGATTACAAGCATAACGAGATCGCGCTCGCCGATCCCGCCGACTTCTCGTCCCTTGGCGTGCGGCAGACCTTTACCAACAAGGAGCAGGAAGGGCGCGTGGAGGTGCAGATGGCGCCGTTCAACGCGCGCTTTGCCGCAGTTACGACCGCCTTCGGCCTGCAGGCCGGGCATCAGGAACTAACGGCGCCGAGTCCGGACGATCCAACCAGCCCGCTCAACGGGTTGTTTGATCCCAACAAGAATAACAGGGTCGCCGGCTACGTCTTCAACGAGTTGAAGTTCACCGACTCAACCAAGGCGCAGATCGCGGGCCGTATCGAGCATGTCAGTCTCAGCGGAACGACGCCGGCATTTATTCCGGAGTTGTTCGACCTCAATGCCAATCCCGGCGATATCGGTCCGCCGACAGCCCGCAATCTCAGCTTCACGCCGAAGAGCGCGAGCATCGGCTTGATCCAGAACCTTCCAGGCGAACTGGTTGCGAGTATCACCGCTCAATACGTCGAGCGGGCGCCCAAACCGGCGGAACTGTTTTCGCGCGGGGTGCACGAAGCAACTGTCACCTTCGACATCGGCAATCCCAATCTGGGCATGGAGACCGCCAAGTCAGTCGAGATCGGACTACGACGCGCCACCGGCCCCTTCCGATTCGAAGCAACTGCGTACTACACCAAGTTCAATGGCTTCATTTACCGTCGTCTCACCGGCAACACCTGCGAGGATGTCGCTTGCGTCGGTCCCGCCGATCCGGCCTATCCCCTTGAGCTGAACCAGGCGGTCTATTCGCAACGCGACGCCACCTTCCGTGGCGGCGAATTCCAGAGCCAGTTGGACGTGGGGCCGCTCTACGGCGGCATCTGGGGCGTCGAGAACCAGTTCGATGTGGTGCGCGCGACCTTCAACGACGGCACCAATGTTCCGCGAATTCCGCCGGTGCGAGTCGGCGGCGGCCTGTTTTGGCGCGATGCCAATTGGCTGACGCGGATCAACCTGCTGCACGCCTTCGCTCAGAACGATATCGCCCCGATCGGCGAGACGCCAACCGCAGGCTACAACCTGTTGAAGGCGGAGGTCAGCTACAAGACCAAGCTTGATCCTTCCTGGTTCGGCGCACGCGAGATGATGGTCGGCCTCGTCGGCAACAACCTTTTGAACGAGAACATCCGCAATTCGGCGTCCTTCAACAAGGACCAGGTCTTGCTGCCGGGCATCGGCGTGCGCGCGTTTGCCAATCTGAAGTTCTAG